Part of the Antedon mediterranea chromosome 6, ecAntMedi1.1, whole genome shotgun sequence genome, aaagaATTTTATTTAAGTAGGGAAGTAATCATTTTAATCCTAgacatcttttattttaatattagtttatttttctaaacaatctacattattttattaaataagtttATATTGCTTTTATGGGATATTTCACAATTCCTTGGTTTTCAGTGAATGAAAAGGTCATACTGTATGAAtgcaatatttttcaaatactGTATGAAGCAATTTGGTTTTTCATGAAGATGTTAAAATCGCAAAGTAGAATTTAAATAAGTATTTAATGCTTCAGCCTGTGAATTATAAATACAACATAGATTAGAAAACATATTGTATGTAATTaccatatttttattgtttcaataAAATTGAGAATAAATTTGAGTTGAGTTTATTGTCAAGTTTAAATGTTTAAAGATACTTAATTatcctgtttaaaaaaaatgttgtacctgaaaaaatgtaatttaaagaagGGAAATGGTCAACAAGAAGACATTTAATGCAATTTAAAAGATTGTTttacacattatttttattttattgtttagttGGAAAATGAGATTACTATAAACTGcaattaaataaatatggcAATTTTAATGAGTTTTATGAAGATTCAGAACTTGTTGGATTTCACTTTAATTTGGCATGAGTGCCATAATTAACAAACAATCAGAACATAATAAggtacaattattattttaaaaaacaaggaCATTCACGACGCACATAAAGAAACTATTTATAGAAGAGTTATAATTGATATAAACAACAGAGATATCATGCGTCATATGTTCTGAATCAGTACGATTTACGtttgttttttggtttttttttccattaagAAGATGATGTCATTGACATATATAATAGCTATATTTATTTTGTCCTTCAGGAGAATCTATTATTGGATGAGGAGCAGAGTTTGAAGTTGATTGATTTCGGGTTAGCTGCAAAACCAAAGGTAATGAATCTTTGTTTTGGGTCTTTGATGTACTCGTAATTCTTTATGTCATTGTTACGTGACTAAACGTGTGATAACGTGTGTTGTACAGACGTTGATGCAAAAACAGATATAGCAAAGCTAGTAAATAGATCAATTAAAACATTGAAAACGAATTAATATTTATCAGAATCAAAGTAGTCTATGATAATGATAAGTTTTGTtcactttttaaatgttatactaataatataagATAGAAaggaataaatatttataaccgAGCCTAATGCTAGACTGAGGGTACgtgtaataattataaatgtactttttttttagttgcATAATGTGCCCTAGGTTGTAGATTTTTAGGTTTATCTCCAATTTGTGTAATGTCATTTGTGATTCGAGTGATAAGAACAAATTTCATTGATCCATGACTGCTTACGGGAATACAATGAACATGCACAACAAACATTAGTTTCAAGACGGTAGATGAAGAGGATGATAATTTAACAGACCATGACGTTTGTGGAATGTGGACAGAATACATGCCCCACTTATCATGGTCTGTTAAATTACTCCTCATCCCAAAATTTAGGTTCGCTATTAAGAAAAGGAAAAATTTATGGAAAATATAGAACCAATTAATAAATTCTATCAGAAAGTAGTATATTGCAGAACAGACCCTCACTGAATCATACACGTCTccttgttttataataaatgttttaaaaatatcagAATATGGATTAAATAACACATTTCTTTATATGCAATATCATTGctttaatatttataacattttttataggGTGGAATGAGTAACCATCTAACGACATGCTGTGGGAGTCCAGCATATGCAGCACCTGAGCTAATCTCTGGAAAGCAATATTTAGGTGCTGAGGCAGACGTCTGGAGCATGGGCGTGTTACTGTACGCCCTTCTTTGTGGTTTTTTACCATTTGATGATGAAAATGTCTCGCATCTGTATCGAAAAATTCAAAAAGGTGTATACGAGGAACCAGAATGGTTAAGTAGCGGATGTAAAGAAATTATCAGACAACTTTTACaggtaaaaataaattagatATACAGAAAGTCTGAAATTAAGCATGATATCCCTGTTCTTGAATCTCAATTTTTGCGGAAATTAAGATTTTGTCAGAAGTATCGTGGAAACAATGGTTATGTTTTTAGTTGCATCAGCCAATTAGAAAGCAGAACATTGTTTTGACCAAATGACCTAATTTATTTTACCAGtactaatatttgttatttgatgCTATATTAAGACAAACTTTTGAAACCACAACCAGAATGAAATTTTATCCATGTCCAGAAATGAAAGAgacattgtcatcatcatctttatcatctttaatgtcacgtaattttaaataattttcattaaAGCAATTAAttagaattaattaattaaaaatatttttgaaaatacaTAAAAGACAAATGATTTTGTGTCTAGGATTATGTTCTGATTCTAAAAGAATATCGATAATGATTCCAAACTGAATATTTTGGAATTTAAAAACGAAATATTTGCAGAAACTGAATGCACTTAGTTATGCCCTGCAGCGTGTGCATCTAGTCTATAGTTATTTGATTTGTTACAATGATTGCAGCAATAATCAAAACTACTTAGGGGATTAAAGCGAATTTCGCTTTATATAAGAACAATCtacctatatttatttttcatttactCAACTTGATTGTCTAATTATTCATTGAGATTGAAAATATATAGAAATTGCATTATGGGGCTTAGAGTGGGAGTTATATATAAAGgcaatttgtacatttttaattgaGCCTCCCACACAATGAAAATACTATACCATATGTGTAAAAATCATGCAAATCATGGAAATCATTGCATATgtccaaagaacttataacacaagaatctcctgttcttcaatttgcattcaaaacacagtatcagaagtacagggttaaaaggtcaaactgggcgacgccatttcacagcatggagcagcgccccctccaaactaggaagtcaattactctatcccccctagagtattagcagatcccctctatgattttgactttctaatttgatgcgggcgccctactccatggctcaaaatggcgccacccatagctctattctatcccacaatgcctttcgaaattgttacgcgcttcggacgaacaggagattcttgtgttataagttctttgatatgTCTCAATACAGACGTATCAAACCATTTCCCAAACATTTGTGTCTATATTATCTTTGCtgaacattaatattttatgattGATAGTCACCTCATTTTGCTTGTAGAGTTCATTAATCAACATTGGACATTATCAGAACCTAATACGCCTGACCTTATTAGGTGACCATAACATATGAATATTTTACTGTAATTCGACACTATTCAAAATTGATCGTGTTAAGTGGATTTACAAATTTGTGGATTCACAGCTTTAGTTGATTGCATTCTGTGCTTGAAGCGCTAATgcttttttgtatttgtatctGTAAATGAATTAGAGATTGAGAGTTTTATATAACATGTGCATATCGTCTTTAATAGGTTAATCCCAAACTGATAGATTAGCAGCGTGTTTAAATAACACGGGAATATTTTCTTTAATAGGTTAATCCCAAATGATAGATCACCTAGTTAAAACTTACATATCTTCTTCAATTAATTAATCCCAACATGATAGATCTTTGGTATAATAGTCCATGACATAGGTTAATCCCAAAATGACAGATTAACAGGTAGTTTAAATATCACCTTTATATCCTCTTTAATAAATTAATGCCAAAATAGTATAGATTAATCAGATAATTAATGTAACCCCTGTATAGTAATCTTTTATAACTTAATCCCAATGATATACATTATGTTCTTGTTTATATAAATTCttgtatatattttcttttataggTTAACCCCAAACGGCGAATTACAGTGAGCAAATTAATTGAACATCCGTGGGTGACCAAAACTTTCAAGACACAAGTTGACTGGAAAACGAAGTGCAGTAAAGCACAAATCAATGAAGACTGCATATCAGAGATGGCACATTACTATGGTAAAACAAAGAAAGAGATGCATGCTCAAGTCAAACAGGTAAATCTTTTGAAAATGAATATTACATATGTAACTGCCAATTATGTATCTGAAGTGGgccaaacataaaaaaatagagGGTGCTGTTAACAAAAAATCTCTGGCATCAGAATCTCTAGTTAACAATTGGTATGCTAATAGCATAGTATGGTATCAAATTAATTCATCAACAAAACCCTTTTTGTAGTTGCTTTCAGTCAACGAAAAGTAGTTTAGTATCTGAGCCAAGATAGTAAATTTGTGCATTCAGGAGACATTACAGCATTAGCAAGAAATTGGAGATCTACAAATATTAAGGAACTCTGAAATATTGCTTTTCATATGAATATAGTTAAGTCTTATTTATGAATGAATTCGatgacaacaaaaatatcttGTTTTTATCCACAGTGGCAATATGATGAAGTTACAGCAATTTATTTCATGTTGTTAAATAGAATGTACAAGGGTGAGAGCATCAAAATATTACCAAAGACTCCTCCTACAGAAAAGGTATGTACAACTTATGTTatgttttagtatttttttttttacttctgaAAAGTTAGTATAAACAAAATGATGATGTTGCCCAAGAAAATCTAggaccatttattttttttttggtgaaggAGAGGTCAGAATGACCAATGCAAATGGCAAAACAGCTAGAGATCAACTGAAACCCCATCTCTCCATCTCTTTGCTTAAGTGGCAAATCAGAAATGGCATGATACAGTTTCCTAAACTAATCTACatgtttgtttataatattcatTAGGTTCACAGTGTGAAAGATCTTATTTGATATTAGTTgctaaaaacaatttattttcttgCAGAAATTACAAAATCATCACAATTCAAGTGATAGCATTAGGCGCAAACATTCAAATCTTGAACCTCCAACTAGTAGTCCTTACATGTTCAGCTCAATGGAGGATGGACTTGAAGATGTTGAATCATTTCGATTACAAACAAATACACATCGTAAAGTTGAAAGAACTAATCGTAGATATGAACCGAATCACGGGACATATATGAAACCAGTACAAGATAAACGATACAGTGTACCGCAAACTCAGCAAGAAAACTTTGATGATTTTCTGAAACCTTATCCGGTAAAAACTCCTAGATGTCGCAGTCGTAGTGATGCATCATCTAAAGTAAAGAAAACGCCAATAAAACAACCGGTTGTTCCTACGTTATCATTACCTATATCGTCAGTTGGAACACCTGCCAAGTCTATGGACAATTATTTAAGTTTAATTCCAAATACAGAATATCCTTTAGATATTAAAAAGTAAGTAAATATATAAACTATTTTAACTTAGtactgtttttccggaaccacccattattgcatttcgtagacctcccaaccttcgtgatatattagtcagatccaaatttaagagtgaaattaactctcatgacggCCAAAATTAAGacagtcacctttgcggcaaatcttgcaaaacttgttcattggttgattctactaaaaaatttaagagtaaccaaactggccgcatttttcaGATAAGAcaacaatcaattaattgtctaaccaaaaacgtcatttatctcatatactgtaatatttgtggtaaACAGTACGTCGcggaaacaaaaaacactctccatactagaatgacacaacacagatcaCCTATCAAAACAtcaaagcttgatcaaccttttaacaacattttaattcagctggtcactcgattgcaaatttcagagttattgcaatagaccacggtGTCAAATGGAGcaacaaaactcgcaaagacaaagaaaaccaatgggaattactacttaaaaccacaaaaccttttggacctaacattaggaacatactcccagatcggtaaaattattccgttgactttatccaaattccttcacttgcactgatgaagggctagtgttgcccaaaagctctgctaacttttctggctgttttactttatcgttttgatttagtgtttcccttttttttttgtatctccattgagatccagccactgatacccacagcagtaatttgcctttggatttatattagatcataatttttttatttttttttgtcatcatcaatatcatcttCATCAACATCTTTATTTTCAAGATAGTTGTAAATATTGCTCATTGTGTatacttttgaaaattattacACCTGTCCAATCTCTCTACTTTTACAACCATACAAATTGTTTTCAAACtcataatgtatttttgtagAGCTGTGTCTATGGAAGGAAATCTGGATAAAATGGCCATGTTAGAAGATGATAACCTACTCAAGTCCAACTCTGGTTCAGGCTCAGCCAAAAAACTTCTAGGCAGTTTTGAAAAGGGAATTAACAAGATTATTGGAACATTAACTCCACGAAAATACTCAACGAGTGATGGACCACGTAAAGTTAAGGTATGTATAGTAGGAAAAATACCGATCAGTAATGATTGATTTACAAAATACAGAACATGATTACAAAGTGAAGAAAATATGAATGCCAGGATAACCAATCAAGTCTGGTTTATCACCAATGGGGTCCATAagaattgttgtttttatggaGAATGAATAGTATGGTCAAATATAAAccgaaaaaaaatgaaagaaaaatgacATAGTCACATACacaaaattcatttaaataattgaaGAAAGTATCAAATTGATGTATAGTAAattgtaaatacagtaaaactgtTGTTATCCCAACAAAGTGTCACTTTAATAAGGATATCTCCTGAATATTGGTGTCCTCTGAATGACATGAAAGTGTATacaagtgtcccctgaataaggatCTCCTGAAAAAAGGATTATACCTCAAATGTCAAATAAAGTTCAATATTACTTGCctaaaagatatttttttaattgaaataatttttattctccTTAGGGTTTGTACAGTGTATCAAATACTTCAACATATCCCGCTGATTTTGTTCTAGAAGAATTAAGAAATACAATAGAACAACAAGAGATACTATGCAAACAAAAAGGGTATGGTTATGATTTCTTCCTTGATTTacgattatttttttttcaaaaaaaattgaaacCGGTGTAAGAATTATGTTGTATTAGCTTCAGCGTTGGTTTAAATAACttgagtattttattttttttcctgtaAATAGCTTATTCTATGTTACCTTATAATTTATGGGTACTAGAATTTTTTCCTTATTTTTTACTCACAATTTCTGATTTTACTAGACTGCACCACATTTTTGGAGTGCCACATATTCAAACGtgaataaaatatcaaaactatttttttttctgcagaTATACACTCAGGTGTAAAAAGATGGATGATCGAGGCAAGACACGTTTGGCCTTTGACCTTGAAGTTTGCCTTCTACCAAAAATGGACAACATGGTCGGAATTGCACGGAAAAGATTACGCGGTGATACGTGGGACTATAAAAGGATCTGCCAAAGGGTTTTAGATGCTGCGAAAATTTAGAATTTATAAAATGAAAGGAAAACAGATAAGACTAAATACTTCATTTTTCACTGACGAATTGCTAGAATAATTGGTATAAATGATTGAACTGTTTTTTATGAATGAAATTTTACTggtgttttatataattatatcccAAATCTCGGTTTCATTTTAAGTGTATACATTTATAACGTTTCTAAATATCTATGCATTTTATAAATTGTGacattaaaaactattttaatccTGTCTTAATGAATGTTACTATTTTACGATCTATTcaatttttatcaatttattgaACAATTATGGGTTTAACttaaaattgaattgatatTGGCAGTTGGTTTATTACACCAATTAATAGTAGGAAGGTTTGTCTATAGCCTCTTTTCCGTTTTGAAGCTTACACCGCTATACAGAAAAATTGgcttatttaaaatttgttattgaGTTCAAATTGTTTACTTCAAGTGTAAAACATTTTGGCAAAACAGTGGCCTTACATTAATATATTCAGcgttattaaaaaatgtgtagtATTAAACAGGGATCTGGGTAAATGTTATAGTAAAAACTGCAACAATAGTTTTCTggtaataacaatatttttggAATTGTATACCaattaaatcattttcatttataatcattttgttgcatctgttgacaatttcaataaattgtgctttattaatttcaattattttcaaagTAGTGTGACATTTTCAACTTTTTTATGGATTTTAGTTTTacattgttaacattttttttttttaagtattaACCCATACACTGTCAATTATTTAAGTTATACTGctattattttagtattttttcaTTCTACTATTTATGTATAATATGTAAACTTTGTAAGCTGAGGACATTTTATACAGAAccaaaattgattttaatattttatataaaggtTTTAAATTTCTCAGTGTAATTAATACAAAACCAAGTTTTTGgtaaaattgtttgtaaatgtttaaaattatttaattatctgaGGTAGAGTGAATAGTTGAATGGAAAAACTAAGAATGCATGGATTTCTTTATGAAGTTTTGTAAATggcataatatttaaatatttttcaacaTGGTTATCTGCAGTAATCATGTAATCTGGTTTATTTGCAGTAATCATATAATCTAGTTTATTTGCAGTAATCATGTAATCTGGTTTATTTGCAGTAATCATATGATCTAGTTTATCAGGAGTAATCATGTAATATTGTTTCTGCAGTAATCATGTCATCTGGTTTATCTTCAATAATCTAGTTTATCTGCAGTAATCATTTTAGTATAGTTAATCTGCATTAATCTGGTTTATCTGCAGTAATTAAGTAAACTTGTTTATCTGCAATAATCTACTTTATCTGCTAGTAATCATGCACCTGGGGCTTTTTCTGCAGTAATCAAGTAATCTGGTTTATCTGCAATAATCATGTAATCTGTTTTAACTGCAGTAATCATGTAATCTGGCTTGTCTGCATTAATCTAGTTTATCTGCAGTTATATAATCTGGTTTCTGTAAATCTACTTTATCTGTAGTTATCATGTAATATGATTTATCTGCATTTAAAGGATTTGTGAATAACAATGTATATTACTTTTTTCACAATATTACAAACCATGTCTAAATATTTTTATGATCACAAAATTGTTTACCTTGTTTTCATATTCACATTTTCACACTATTGAATGTGTGAATTTGTATGTACTTGCCTTAAAGTGTTATTATGTATATCTTACATTTGCTATTATATTAACACCGCAGAACACTTTGACtgaaatattaatcaataaagCTATTATGGTCTCAAATGTAATAAATTTCTATTGCAACTTTCTCTGTTttgcatttttgttttctttaaaaatcgtttctcaataataatttttatttgatttaatttctttttaaataatgttttgtgaGTGGATCCATAATTATCTTATGCTTATAAATATAAAGATGTCAGTGATGAAAGAAAGGAAGAAAGAAAGAaggaaagaaaaataaattacagtttaTCATTTATcaagacaatacatctttaaaagtaggtctaatttaaagtaaattagCTAATAAGGCAGTTAGTTGACATCTCAgtgtttatgacgtcataattctGCATCTGCTTGAAGTACGAAAATGTTATCTTTATAGCTTTGTTTTCACCTATTGCATTAGTATATGCATGCACTTGATAGTTGGCTCAATAGTGCCAAACGATTTTCGTCGTAATATATGTTTGGTGTAATTTCAAAGGTCTTGAATTGGAGAAtaagaatatatacagtaaaacctaTTTATGATATTGTGACGTTACTTCTGCGATTTCATAATTTACCGTAATTATGCCATTTCCGGTTGTGTGACGTAAATTTTCGgaatatagccgtatttggtagcgaggttattgatgtgtatgtgacgtttacatccccgagtatcgcacattcgtacTTGTGTCTTGTAATAACTATGGAAAAgtaattgtacttttttttctgtaatgACTAAACATATTAATGCAGCTTACTGCCTGGTAACTCAAAGTAATCCTATACctgataataaaataagaacatGTAACTAAACAATTCCACCGCAAACAACCAACTATTATTCACCTGTgcttgttatttaaattttgagATCGGTCAagtatacatacaatatatgGATTGTAATAGGTACAGGTTTACGGAGTTTTAGGTAGACAGAGCAAGAAACGCAATACCTGCTGTAAGAAGGCCAAGAAGTTAGGTAAGCATTGAAATAGGCAGTTGACATATCAGTGAAGAACTTATAGAATATGAAGATGTCAGTGATGAAAgaaataattaaagaaagaaaaataaattacagtttaTCATTGAGTGGTCTCGAGTTTCTCTGTGCCTATAAAAGTTATAGTggtttgtaaatataaattcgTACAGCcttagaaaaaatataaaccGCTGATTGATCCACAGCAGAAGCCCTCTTTTGGACACTCCTAGTGGATACTTTCATGTAAAATCAATGTTGGAAAAAGACTATGGTCAACTTCAGGGGGTAATCTTCTGTAGGTGTCCCCTCGATAGAGGTTCTACCTTACTTTAAATCAATTTATGAACTGTAAAGATGAGCAAATCTTTGAGAATAAGAAAATGATAGAGATTCAAAATACTGGCACTAAAGATAggaattgattgattttaataaCAGGTCtctattaggcctattacaGTTTAGTTTATTAATACTGACAGGTCTTTATTACATTTTAGTTgaatatttatgacgtaattcACTTTTATGCATTTGTGTAATCTCGTAACATTACTTTTAAGTAGTTTGAATGTGATGGTCTTTCATTCTTCTTTTTCCTATATTCGTATATTGCTCAAGTTCGAGATTTTAAAGAAGTTTTTGTTTTCTGCGACACAACAGTTTTCCTGAATACTCTA contains:
- the LOC140052619 gene encoding maternal embryonic leucine zipper kinase-like isoform X2; protein product: MLYHNLLMNTVLLKPPEIEVNGVREVPQVIEKKMGSSEYDIIKQRYHLKETVGSGGFAKVKLATHILTGEKVAIKIMDKRQLGDDLPRVKTEIKALQELVHQHICTLYEVVETEKKIFMVMEYCPGGELFDYIVAKDRLREEEARAFFRQIVSAVAFIHFNGYAHRDLKPENLLLDEEQSLKLIDFGLAAKPKGGMSNHLTTCCGSPAYAAPELISGKQYLGAEADVWSMGVLLYALLCGFLPFDDENVSHLYRKIQKGVYEEPEWLSSGCKEIIRQLLQVNPKRRITVSKLIEHPWVTKTFKTQVDWKTKCSKAQINEDCISEMAHYYGKTKKEMHAQVKQWQYDEVTAIYFMLLNRMYKGESIKILPKTPPTEKKLQNHHNSSDSIRRKHSNLEPPTSSPYMFSSMEDGLEDVESFRLQTNTHRKVERTNRRYEPNHGTYMKPVQDKRYSVPQTQQENFDDFLKPYPVKTPRCRSRSDASSKVKKTPIKQPVVPTLSLPISSVGTPAKSMDNYLSLIPNTEYPLDIKKAVSMEGNLDKMAMLEDDNLLKSNSGSGSAKKLLGSFEKGINKIIGTLTPRKYSTSDGPRKVKGLYSVSNTSTYPADFVLEELRNTIEQQEILCKQKGYTLRCKKMDDRGKTRLAFDLEVCLLPKMDNMVGIARKRLRGDTWDYKRICQRVLDAAKI
- the LOC140052619 gene encoding maternal embryonic leucine zipper kinase-like isoform X3, coding for MGSSEYDIIKQRYHLKETVGSGGFAKVKLATHILTGEKVAIKIMDKRQLGDDLPRVKTEIKALQELVHQHICTLYEVVETEKKIFMVMEYCPGGELFDYIVAKDRLREEEARAFFRQIVSAVAFIHFNGYAHRDLKPENLLLDEEQSLKLIDFGLAAKPKGGMSNHLTTCCGSPAYAAPELISGKQYLGAEADVWSMGVLLYALLCGFLPFDDENVSHLYRKIQKGVYEEPEWLSSGCKEIIRQLLQVNPKRRITVSKLIEHPWVTKTFKTQVDWKTKCSKAQINEDCISEMAHYYGKTKKEMHAQVKQWQYDEVTAIYFMLLNRMYKGESIKILPKTPPTEKKLQNHHNSSDSIRRKHSNLEPPTSSPYMFSSMEDGLEDVESFRLQTNTHRKVERTNRRYEPNHGTYMKPVQDKRYSVPQTQQENFDDFLKPYPVKTPRCRSRSDASSKVKKTPIKQPVVPTLSLPISSVGTPAKSMDNYLSLIPNTEYPLDIKKAVSMEGNLDKMAMLEDDNLLKSNSGSGSAKKLLGSFEKGINKIIGTLTPRKYSTSDGPRKVKGLYSVSNTSTYPADFVLEELRNTIEQQEILCKQKGYTLRCKKMDDRGKTRLAFDLEVCLLPKMDNMVGIARKRLRGDTWDYKRICQRVLDAAKI
- the LOC140052619 gene encoding maternal embryonic leucine zipper kinase-like isoform X1; amino-acid sequence: MEIIDIVKEVLGQQFNDLFNGNGLKPPEIEVNGVREVPQVIEKKMGSSEYDIIKQRYHLKETVGSGGFAKVKLATHILTGEKVAIKIMDKRQLGDDLPRVKTEIKALQELVHQHICTLYEVVETEKKIFMVMEYCPGGELFDYIVAKDRLREEEARAFFRQIVSAVAFIHFNGYAHRDLKPENLLLDEEQSLKLIDFGLAAKPKGGMSNHLTTCCGSPAYAAPELISGKQYLGAEADVWSMGVLLYALLCGFLPFDDENVSHLYRKIQKGVYEEPEWLSSGCKEIIRQLLQVNPKRRITVSKLIEHPWVTKTFKTQVDWKTKCSKAQINEDCISEMAHYYGKTKKEMHAQVKQWQYDEVTAIYFMLLNRMYKGESIKILPKTPPTEKKLQNHHNSSDSIRRKHSNLEPPTSSPYMFSSMEDGLEDVESFRLQTNTHRKVERTNRRYEPNHGTYMKPVQDKRYSVPQTQQENFDDFLKPYPVKTPRCRSRSDASSKVKKTPIKQPVVPTLSLPISSVGTPAKSMDNYLSLIPNTEYPLDIKKAVSMEGNLDKMAMLEDDNLLKSNSGSGSAKKLLGSFEKGINKIIGTLTPRKYSTSDGPRKVKGLYSVSNTSTYPADFVLEELRNTIEQQEILCKQKGYTLRCKKMDDRGKTRLAFDLEVCLLPKMDNMVGIARKRLRGDTWDYKRICQRVLDAAKI